In a single window of the Zonotrichia leucophrys gambelii isolate GWCS_2022_RI chromosome 2, RI_Zleu_2.0, whole genome shotgun sequence genome:
- the PLEKHA8 gene encoding pleckstrin homology domain-containing family A member 8 isoform X1, giving the protein MEGVLYKWTNYLSGWQPRWFLLCGGILSYYDSQEDAWKGCKGSIQMAVCEIQVHPADNTRMDLIIPGEQYFYLKARNAVERQKWLVALGTAKACLTDSRTQKEKEFTENTEALKTKMSELRLYCNLLVQQVHKTKEASISGVSEPESEIDMGALLKSTCDTFLKTLEECMQIANTAFTSELLHQTPPGSPNLAVLRTSKVKHSVLSSHTSTERQVELNPCENGCVKAEINHQEQAVIKNMECLNLETNEGAGDVYVEDHIVKDLAGIKDDREDKLQAVEGCGAHKMLQSETNSLSGLTLCEEERNENDSPTFFSVMSNRFSDIELREEEGIPTEEFLESCYAIVPVLDKLGPTVFAPVKMDFVGNIKKINQKFITNKEEFDTLQKIVLHEVNAGVAQVRNSATEALLWLKRGLKFLKGFLTEVKNGEKNIQTALNNAYGKTLRQHHGWVVRGVFALALRAAPTYEDFVAALSVDECDPQEETFYKGMQRDLNIYLPAMEKQLNILDTLYEVHGLESDEVV; this is encoded by the exons gctgGCAACCTCGGTGGTTCCTTCTCTGTGGTGGCATTCTGTCCTATTATGACTCTCAGGAAGATGCCTGGAAGGGCTGTAAGGGAAGCATCCAAATGGCTGTTTGTGAAATCCAAG TTCATCCTGCAGATAACACACGAATGGACCTGATTATCCCAGGGGAGCAGTACTTCTATCTGAAGGCAAGAAATGCAGTTGAAAGGCAAAAGTGGCTGGTTGCACTTGGAACTGCCAAAGCCTGTCTGACTGACAGCAggacacaaaaggaaaaag AGttcactgaaaacacagaagcCTTGAAGACCAAAATGTCTGAACTTAGACTGTACTGTAACCTCCTTGTTCAGCAAGTGCATAAAACAAAGGAAGCCAGCATTTCTGGTGTGTCAGAACCAGAG AGTGAGATTGATATGGGAGCTCTGTTGAAATCAACCTGTGACACTTTCCTGAAGACTCTTGAAGAATGTATGCAGATTGCAAATACTGCCTTCACTTCTGAGTTACTGCATCAGACCCCACCTGGATCCCCAAATTTAGCAGTTCTCAGAACAAGCAAG GTAAAGCACTCTGTCTTGTCCAGTCACACCTCAACAGAAAG gCAGGTGGAATTGAACCCCTGTGAAAATGGCTGTGTAAAAGCAGAAATCAACCATCAAGAGCAAgcagttattaaaaatatggaatGTTTAAACTTGGAAACAAATGAGGGGGCTGGTGATGTTTATGTTGAAGATCATATAGTAAAGGATTTGGCAG GCATTAAAGATGATAGAGAGGACAAGCTGCAAGCTGTAGAAGGATGTGGTGCCCACAAGATGCTGCAGTCAGAAACAAATTCTTTAAGTGGATTGACTCTGTgtgaggaggaaagaaatgaaaatgattCTCCTACCTTCTTCAGTGTCATGAGCAATAG GTTCAGTGATATTGAGCTTCGGGAGGAGGAGGGCATACCAACGGAGGAGTTCCTGGAGTCGTGTTACGCAATTGTGCCTGTTCTGG ACAAGCTGGGACCGACTGTTTTTGCTCCAGTTAAAATGGATTTTGTAGGCAACATCAAG aaaataaaccagaaatttATAACCAACAAAGAAGAGTTTGATACCCTTCAGAAGATTGTGCTCCATGAAGTGAATGCAGGTGTAGCACAAGTTAGAAACTCTGCTACAGAGGCTCTCCTGTGGCTGAAAAG AGGTTTAAAGTTCTTGAAAGGGTTTTTGACAGAAGTGAAGAATGGGGAGAAGAATATCCAAACAGCTCTGA aCAATGCTTATGGAAAGACGTTACGGCAGCACCATGGTTGGGTTGTCCGCGGGGTCTTCGCT TTAGCTTTAAGGGCAGCTCCAACGTATGAAGATTTTGTGGCAGCTCTGTCTGTAGATGAGTGCGATCCTCAGGAAGAAACATTTTACAAAGGAATGCAGAGGGACCTCAACATTTACTTACCAGCCATGGAAAAGCAGCTAAATATCTTGGACACTCTCTATGAAGTACATGGTTTGGAGTCAGATGAGGTGGTATAA
- the PLEKHA8 gene encoding pleckstrin homology domain-containing family A member 8 isoform X2: MAVCEIQVHPADNTRMDLIIPGEQYFYLKARNAVERQKWLVALGTAKACLTDSRTQKEKEFTENTEALKTKMSELRLYCNLLVQQVHKTKEASISGVSEPESEIDMGALLKSTCDTFLKTLEECMQIANTAFTSELLHQTPPGSPNLAVLRTSKVKHSVLSSHTSTERQVELNPCENGCVKAEINHQEQAVIKNMECLNLETNEGAGDVYVEDHIVKDLAGIKDDREDKLQAVEGCGAHKMLQSETNSLSGLTLCEEERNENDSPTFFSVMSNRFSDIELREEEGIPTEEFLESCYAIVPVLDKLGPTVFAPVKMDFVGNIKKINQKFITNKEEFDTLQKIVLHEVNAGVAQVRNSATEALLWLKRGLKFLKGFLTEVKNGEKNIQTALNNAYGKTLRQHHGWVVRGVFALALRAAPTYEDFVAALSVDECDPQEETFYKGMQRDLNIYLPAMEKQLNILDTLYEVHGLESDEVV, translated from the exons ATGGCTGTTTGTGAAATCCAAG TTCATCCTGCAGATAACACACGAATGGACCTGATTATCCCAGGGGAGCAGTACTTCTATCTGAAGGCAAGAAATGCAGTTGAAAGGCAAAAGTGGCTGGTTGCACTTGGAACTGCCAAAGCCTGTCTGACTGACAGCAggacacaaaaggaaaaag AGttcactgaaaacacagaagcCTTGAAGACCAAAATGTCTGAACTTAGACTGTACTGTAACCTCCTTGTTCAGCAAGTGCATAAAACAAAGGAAGCCAGCATTTCTGGTGTGTCAGAACCAGAG AGTGAGATTGATATGGGAGCTCTGTTGAAATCAACCTGTGACACTTTCCTGAAGACTCTTGAAGAATGTATGCAGATTGCAAATACTGCCTTCACTTCTGAGTTACTGCATCAGACCCCACCTGGATCCCCAAATTTAGCAGTTCTCAGAACAAGCAAG GTAAAGCACTCTGTCTTGTCCAGTCACACCTCAACAGAAAG gCAGGTGGAATTGAACCCCTGTGAAAATGGCTGTGTAAAAGCAGAAATCAACCATCAAGAGCAAgcagttattaaaaatatggaatGTTTAAACTTGGAAACAAATGAGGGGGCTGGTGATGTTTATGTTGAAGATCATATAGTAAAGGATTTGGCAG GCATTAAAGATGATAGAGAGGACAAGCTGCAAGCTGTAGAAGGATGTGGTGCCCACAAGATGCTGCAGTCAGAAACAAATTCTTTAAGTGGATTGACTCTGTgtgaggaggaaagaaatgaaaatgattCTCCTACCTTCTTCAGTGTCATGAGCAATAG GTTCAGTGATATTGAGCTTCGGGAGGAGGAGGGCATACCAACGGAGGAGTTCCTGGAGTCGTGTTACGCAATTGTGCCTGTTCTGG ACAAGCTGGGACCGACTGTTTTTGCTCCAGTTAAAATGGATTTTGTAGGCAACATCAAG aaaataaaccagaaatttATAACCAACAAAGAAGAGTTTGATACCCTTCAGAAGATTGTGCTCCATGAAGTGAATGCAGGTGTAGCACAAGTTAGAAACTCTGCTACAGAGGCTCTCCTGTGGCTGAAAAG AGGTTTAAAGTTCTTGAAAGGGTTTTTGACAGAAGTGAAGAATGGGGAGAAGAATATCCAAACAGCTCTGA aCAATGCTTATGGAAAGACGTTACGGCAGCACCATGGTTGGGTTGTCCGCGGGGTCTTCGCT TTAGCTTTAAGGGCAGCTCCAACGTATGAAGATTTTGTGGCAGCTCTGTCTGTAGATGAGTGCGATCCTCAGGAAGAAACATTTTACAAAGGAATGCAGAGGGACCTCAACATTTACTTACCAGCCATGGAAAAGCAGCTAAATATCTTGGACACTCTCTATGAAGTACATGGTTTGGAGTCAGATGAGGTGGTATAA